The Streptomyces sp. NBC_00670 genome window below encodes:
- a CDS encoding YceI family protein — translation MGIFGRGNDETTSAAGTAAAGPDLAALTGDYTIDPAHSSLAFTARHAMVTNVKGSFKEFEGSLHLDGSDPAKSTATIDVTMASIDTGSADRDGHLRSGDFFKTEEFPTMTFRSTAAEAVGGDDYRITGDLTIVGVTRPVTIDLEFNGSATDPFGNERVGFEGRAEILRSEWGLTYNAALEAGGVLVSDKIKLLFDISAIKQA, via the coding sequence ATGGGTATCTTCGGCCGCGGCAACGACGAGACCACCTCTGCCGCGGGCACCGCGGCGGCCGGCCCGGACCTCGCCGCGCTCACCGGCGACTACACCATCGACCCCGCCCACTCGTCCCTCGCCTTCACGGCGCGGCACGCGATGGTGACCAACGTCAAGGGCAGCTTCAAGGAGTTCGAGGGCTCGTTGCACCTCGACGGGAGCGATCCGGCGAAGTCGACGGCCACGATCGATGTGACGATGGCCAGCATCGACACGGGGTCCGCCGACCGGGACGGGCACCTGCGCAGCGGTGACTTCTTCAAGACGGAGGAGTTCCCGACGATGACGTTCCGTTCGACGGCGGCGGAGGCGGTGGGCGGGGACGACTACCGGATCACGGGGGACCTGACCATCGTGGGCGTCACCCGGCCGGTGACGATCGACCTCGAGTTCAACGGGTCGGCGACGGATCCGTTCGGGAACGAGCGGGTCGGGTTCGAGGGGCGGGCGGAGATTCTGCGGTCGGAGTGGGGGTTGACGTACAACGCGGCGCTCGAGGCGGGTGGGGTGCTGGTGTCCGACAAGATCAAGCTCTTGTTCGACATCTCGGCGATCAAGCAGGCCTGA
- a CDS encoding glycoside hydrolase family 3 protein yields MRRTALLASATLLTALLPLGAAGTASGADDPAPVPVDRFEGEVPFAAQPAEGIFTWGGDSDDPPTLALTAREDAPEGDKVLTGGYDISGYGGFTHDFAADRPAHDWSAHKGIRLWWEGRNTGKKIPFEIKDGGANGEASELWTTSFTDDFTGWKQIELPFTDFTYRTDYQPVGGIDQVLDLTAMWGYALTLPVGLKGDFAMDDVELYGKADQSLRAWVTTDAAVYPVKEGRTADVRITVATTGSAPLDEPVTVGYTTDPTGTATAGKDYAPATGELTFPAGTASGTARTVHVRTLKDRSAESAETIPLKLTVTGAKPPTDTPQVVVDAHGLPYLDTHLPIKKRVADLVSRMSLAEKAGQMTQAERGAMTAPGDIATYALGSLLSGGGSTPTPNTPAAWAKMIDGFQLRAQATRFQIPLIYGVDAVHGHNNLTGATIMPHNIGLGATRDPALAERTADVTAAEVRATGVPWDFAPCLCVTRDERWGRSYESFGEDPALVKSMETVIQGLQGRADGRDLDRDDKVLATAKHFVGDGGTAYGSSTTGTYTIDQGVTTVTRSELEAVHLSPYETAVDRGIGTVMPSYSSLDVVGDGQGPVKMHARADMLTGVLKGRMGFDGFVISDWNGIDQLPGDNAAHVRASVNAGVDMAMVPYTYKEFTGTLVDEVKAGRVTQRRIDDAVSRILTQKFRLGLFEHPYADTSGASRIGSAAHRAVARQAAAESQVLLKNAHDVLPLSRHQKVYVAGSNADDLGNQTGGWTITWQGSSGDITKGTTVLDGMRDAGGHVTYSKDASASLSGYDVGVVVVGETPYAEGVGDVGNGNDLELTAADTAAVHKVCAAMKCVVLVVSGRPQLVGDILGETDALVASWLPGTEGDGVADVLYGRRPFTGQLPVTWPKSEAHLPINVGDAAYDPQFPYGWGLTTRTKVSRGGLGTLRALAAAAKAADRRGSDRLGREAVTAARLLVQQRIGARMDEAVAKPFAAADHAVLRGRYGEAVSELTRAYGAVGR; encoded by the coding sequence TTGCGAAGAACCGCCCTGCTCGCCTCCGCGACCCTGCTCACCGCCCTCCTCCCACTCGGCGCCGCCGGAACGGCCTCCGGCGCCGACGACCCCGCCCCCGTCCCCGTCGACCGCTTCGAGGGCGAGGTCCCCTTCGCCGCCCAGCCGGCCGAGGGAATCTTCACCTGGGGCGGCGACAGCGACGACCCGCCCACCCTCGCGCTGACCGCCCGCGAGGACGCGCCCGAGGGCGACAAGGTCCTCACCGGCGGCTACGACATCTCCGGCTACGGCGGCTTCACCCACGACTTCGCGGCCGACCGGCCCGCCCACGACTGGTCGGCCCACAAGGGGATCCGCCTGTGGTGGGAGGGCCGGAACACCGGCAAGAAGATCCCGTTCGAGATCAAGGACGGCGGCGCGAACGGCGAGGCCTCCGAACTCTGGACGACCTCCTTCACCGACGACTTCACCGGCTGGAAACAGATCGAACTGCCGTTCACCGACTTCACCTATCGAACGGACTACCAGCCCGTCGGCGGCATCGACCAGGTCCTCGACCTCACCGCGATGTGGGGCTACGCCCTCACCCTCCCTGTCGGTCTCAAGGGCGACTTCGCCATGGACGACGTCGAGCTGTACGGGAAGGCCGACCAGTCGCTGCGCGCCTGGGTCACCACCGACGCCGCCGTGTACCCGGTGAAGGAGGGCCGCACGGCCGACGTGCGGATCACGGTCGCCACCACCGGCTCCGCGCCCCTCGACGAGCCCGTGACCGTCGGATACACCACGGACCCCACCGGCACCGCGACCGCAGGCAAGGACTACGCCCCGGCCACCGGAGAGCTCACCTTCCCGGCCGGCACCGCCTCGGGCACGGCCCGCACCGTCCACGTCCGCACCCTGAAGGACCGCTCCGCCGAGTCGGCGGAAACGATCCCCCTCAAGCTCACAGTCACCGGCGCCAAACCGCCCACGGACACTCCGCAGGTGGTGGTGGACGCCCATGGCCTCCCGTACCTCGACACCCATCTGCCGATCAAGAAGCGCGTCGCCGACCTCGTCTCCCGCATGTCCCTGGCGGAGAAGGCCGGCCAGATGACCCAGGCCGAGCGCGGCGCGATGACCGCCCCCGGCGACATCGCCACCTACGCGCTTGGCTCCCTGCTCTCCGGCGGCGGCTCCACCCCCACGCCCAACACCCCCGCGGCATGGGCGAAGATGATCGACGGCTTCCAGCTCCGCGCCCAGGCCACCCGCTTCCAGATCCCGCTCATCTACGGCGTCGACGCGGTCCACGGCCACAACAACCTCACCGGCGCGACGATCATGCCGCACAACATCGGGCTCGGCGCCACCCGCGACCCCGCGCTCGCGGAGCGGACCGCCGACGTGACGGCCGCCGAGGTCCGCGCCACCGGCGTCCCCTGGGACTTCGCCCCCTGCCTCTGCGTCACCCGCGACGAACGCTGGGGCCGCTCGTACGAGTCCTTCGGCGAGGACCCCGCCCTGGTGAAGTCCATGGAGACGGTGATCCAGGGCCTCCAGGGCCGCGCCGACGGCCGTGACCTGGACCGCGACGACAAGGTGCTGGCCACCGCCAAGCACTTCGTCGGCGACGGCGGCACCGCCTACGGCTCCTCCACCACCGGCACGTACACCATCGACCAGGGTGTCACCACGGTCACCCGCTCCGAGCTGGAGGCGGTCCACCTCTCGCCGTACGAGACGGCCGTCGACCGGGGCATCGGCACGGTCATGCCGTCGTACTCCTCGCTCGACGTCGTCGGCGACGGCCAGGGCCCGGTGAAGATGCACGCCCGCGCCGACATGCTCACCGGCGTGCTCAAGGGCCGGATGGGCTTCGACGGCTTCGTCATCAGCGACTGGAACGGCATCGACCAGCTCCCCGGCGACAACGCGGCCCACGTCCGCGCCTCCGTCAACGCGGGGGTGGACATGGCGATGGTCCCGTACACCTACAAGGAGTTCACGGGCACGCTCGTCGACGAGGTGAAGGCCGGCCGCGTCACCCAGCGCCGCATCGACGACGCGGTGTCCCGCATCCTCACCCAGAAGTTCAGACTGGGCCTCTTCGAGCACCCCTACGCCGACACGAGCGGAGCCTCCCGCATCGGCTCCGCCGCCCACCGCGCGGTGGCCCGCCAGGCGGCGGCGGAGTCCCAGGTGCTGCTGAAGAACGCGCACGACGTCCTGCCCCTGTCCCGGCACCAGAAGGTGTACGTGGCCGGCTCCAACGCCGACGACCTCGGCAACCAGACCGGCGGCTGGACCATCACCTGGCAGGGCTCCTCCGGCGACATCACCAAGGGCACGACGGTCCTCGACGGCATGCGCGACGCCGGCGGGCACGTCACGTACTCCAAGGACGCGTCGGCGTCCCTGTCCGGGTACGACGTCGGGGTGGTCGTCGTCGGCGAGACCCCGTACGCCGAGGGCGTGGGCGACGTCGGCAACGGCAACGACCTGGAGCTGACGGCGGCCGACACGGCGGCGGTGCACAAGGTGTGCGCGGCGATGAAGTGCGTCGTGCTGGTCGTCTCCGGGCGCCCGCAGCTCGTCGGGGACATCCTCGGGGAGACCGACGCGCTGGTGGCCTCCTGGCTGCCGGGGACGGAGGGCGACGGGGTGGCCGACGTCCTGTACGGACGCCGGCCGTTCACCGGGCAGCTGCCCGTGACATGGCCGAAGTCCGAGGCGCACTTGCCGATCAACGTCGGTGACGCGGCGTACGACCCGCAGTTCCCGTACGGGTGGGGGCTGACCACGCGGACGAAGGTGTCGCGGGGTGGGCTCGGCACCCTGCGGGCGCTCGCGGCCGCGGCGAAGGCCGCCGACCGGAGGGGTTCCGACCGGCTGGGCCGGGAGGCGGTGACCGCGGCCCGCCTCCTCGTGCAGCAGCGGATCGGGGCGCGGATGGACGAGGCGGTGGCGAAGCCGTTCGCCGCGGCGGATCATGCGGTGCTTCGTGGGCGGTACGGGGAGGCGGTGAGCGAGCTCACGCGGGCGTACGGGGCGGTGGGCCGGTAG
- the cimA gene encoding citramalate synthase, with translation MTTEPSELDDSFHVFDTTLRDGAQREGINLTVADKLAIARHLDDFGVGFIEGGWPGANPRDTEFFARARQEIDFRHARLVAFGATRRAGTKAAEDPQVKALLDSGAEVITLVAKSHDRHVELALRTTLDENLAMVSDTVSFLRSQGRRVFVDCEHFFDGYRANPEYAKAVVRAAAEAGADVVILCDTNGGMLPAQIQAVVATVLADTGARLGIHAQDDTGCAVANTLAAVDAGATHVQCTANGYGERVGNANLFPVVAALELKYGKKVLPDGKLRETTRISHAIAEVVNLTPSTHQPYVGVSAFAHKAGLHASAIKVDPDLYQHIDPELVGNTMRMLVSDMAGRASIELKGKELGIDLGGDRELVGRVVERVKERELKGYTYEAADASFELLLREEVAGKPLTYFRTESWRAIVEDRPDGTHANEATVKLWAKSERIVATAEGNGPVNALDRALRVALERFYPQLAALELVDYKVRILEGKHGTSSTTRVLISTSDGTGEWSTVGVADNVIAASWQALEDAYAYGLLRAGVTPAE, from the coding sequence ATGACGACGGAACCCAGCGAACTCGACGACTCCTTCCACGTCTTCGACACCACCCTGCGCGACGGCGCGCAGCGCGAGGGCATCAACCTCACCGTCGCGGACAAGCTGGCCATCGCACGGCACCTGGACGACTTCGGCGTCGGCTTCATCGAGGGCGGCTGGCCCGGCGCCAACCCCCGGGACACCGAGTTCTTCGCCCGCGCCCGGCAGGAGATCGACTTCCGGCACGCCCGGCTCGTCGCCTTCGGCGCCACCCGCAGGGCCGGCACCAAGGCCGCCGAGGACCCGCAGGTCAAGGCGCTGCTGGACTCCGGCGCCGAGGTCATCACGCTGGTCGCCAAGTCCCACGACCGGCACGTCGAACTCGCCCTGCGCACCACCCTGGACGAGAACCTCGCCATGGTGAGCGACACCGTCTCCTTCCTGCGCTCCCAGGGCCGCCGCGTCTTCGTCGACTGCGAGCACTTCTTCGACGGCTACCGCGCCAACCCCGAGTACGCCAAGGCCGTCGTACGGGCCGCCGCCGAGGCCGGCGCCGACGTCGTCATCCTGTGCGACACCAACGGCGGCATGCTGCCCGCGCAGATCCAGGCCGTGGTCGCCACCGTCCTCGCCGACACCGGGGCCCGCCTCGGCATCCACGCCCAGGACGACACCGGGTGCGCGGTCGCCAACACCCTCGCGGCCGTCGACGCGGGCGCCACCCACGTACAGTGCACGGCCAACGGCTACGGCGAGCGCGTCGGCAACGCCAACCTGTTCCCCGTCGTCGCCGCGCTGGAACTGAAGTACGGCAAGAAGGTCCTGCCCGACGGCAAGCTGCGCGAGACCACCCGGATCTCCCACGCCATCGCCGAGGTCGTCAACCTCACGCCCTCCACGCACCAGCCCTACGTCGGTGTCTCCGCCTTCGCCCACAAGGCCGGACTGCACGCCTCCGCGATCAAGGTCGACCCGGATCTGTACCAGCACATCGACCCCGAACTGGTCGGCAACACCATGCGGATGCTGGTCTCCGACATGGCCGGCCGCGCCTCGATCGAGCTCAAGGGCAAGGAGCTCGGCATCGACCTCGGCGGCGACCGCGAGCTGGTCGGCCGCGTCGTCGAGCGGGTCAAGGAGCGCGAGCTCAAGGGCTACACGTACGAGGCCGCCGACGCCTCCTTCGAACTGCTGCTGCGCGAGGAGGTGGCCGGCAAGCCGCTGACGTACTTCCGCACGGAGTCCTGGCGGGCCATCGTCGAGGACCGCCCCGACGGCACCCACGCCAACGAGGCGACGGTCAAGCTGTGGGCCAAGAGCGAGCGCATCGTCGCCACGGCGGAGGGCAACGGCCCGGTCAACGCGCTGGACCGCGCCCTGCGGGTCGCCCTGGAACGCTTCTACCCCCAGCTCGCCGCGCTGGAGCTGGTCGACTACAAGGTCCGCATCCTGGAGGGCAAGCACGGCACCAGCTCCACGACCCGCGTGCTGATCTCCACGTCCGACGGCACGGGCGAGTGGTCGACGGTCGGCGTGGCCGACAACGTCATCGCCGCGTCCTGGCAGGCCCTGGAGGACGCGTACGCCTACGGCCTGCTCCGGGCAGGCGTCACCCCGGCGGAGTAG
- a CDS encoding branched-chain amino acid aminotransferase has translation MTTPTIELKPSAHPLSAAEREAAMANPGFGRHFTDHMVTIRWTEGRGWHDAQLVPYGPISLDPSSHVLHYGQEIFEGLKAYRQPDGSVALFRPEANARRFRTSARRMAMAELPEELFLAALDALLSQDSAWVPPHGGEESLYLRPFMFASETGLGVHPANEYLFMLIASPSGAYFAGGVKPVTIWVSEDHVRAVPGGTGDAKTGGNYAASLLPQAEAAAHGCDQVVYLDAVTRTKVEESGSMNIAFVYGDRIVTPALTGSILEGITRDSLLTVARDLGYTAEEGVITLEQWRADAASGALTEVFACGTAAVVTPIGTVRTKGGEWTHGDGTPGTVTARLREALLSLQRGVSEDTHGWMRRIG, from the coding sequence ATGACGACGCCCACGATCGAGCTCAAGCCCTCCGCCCACCCGCTCTCCGCCGCCGAGCGGGAGGCGGCCATGGCCAACCCCGGGTTCGGCCGCCACTTCACCGACCACATGGTGACCATCCGGTGGACCGAGGGCCGCGGCTGGCACGACGCCCAGCTCGTCCCCTACGGGCCGATCTCCCTCGACCCCTCCAGCCATGTGCTCCACTACGGCCAGGAGATCTTCGAGGGGCTCAAGGCCTACCGGCAGCCCGACGGCTCCGTCGCGCTCTTCCGCCCCGAGGCCAACGCCCGCCGCTTCCGCACCTCCGCCCGCCGCATGGCCATGGCCGAGCTGCCCGAGGAGCTGTTCCTCGCCGCCCTGGACGCGCTGCTCTCCCAGGACTCCGCCTGGGTCCCGCCGCACGGCGGGGAGGAGTCGCTCTACCTGCGGCCGTTCATGTTCGCCTCCGAGACCGGACTCGGCGTCCACCCGGCCAACGAGTACCTGTTCATGCTGATCGCCTCGCCGTCCGGCGCCTACTTCGCCGGCGGCGTCAAGCCGGTCACCATCTGGGTCTCCGAGGACCACGTCCGCGCCGTTCCCGGCGGCACCGGCGACGCCAAGACCGGCGGCAACTACGCCGCCTCCCTGCTGCCCCAGGCCGAGGCCGCCGCGCACGGCTGCGACCAGGTCGTCTACCTCGACGCGGTGACCCGCACCAAGGTCGAGGAGTCCGGCAGCATGAACATCGCGTTCGTCTACGGCGACCGCATCGTCACCCCCGCGCTGACCGGCTCCATCCTGGAGGGCATCACCCGCGACTCCCTCCTCACCGTCGCCCGGGACCTCGGCTACACCGCCGAGGAGGGCGTGATCACCCTGGAGCAGTGGCGCGCGGACGCCGCCTCCGGCGCCCTCACCGAGGTCTTCGCCTGCGGCACCGCCGCCGTCGTCACCCCGATCGGCACCGTCCGCACCAAGGGCGGCGAGTGGACCCACGGCGACGGCACCCCCGGCACCGTCACCGCCCGGCTCCGCGAGGCCCTGCTCAGCCTCCAGCGCGGCGTCAGCGAGGACACCCACGGCTGGATGCGCCGCATCGGCTGA
- a CDS encoding 3-isopropylmalate dehydrogenase, translated as MSRSLNLAVIPGDGIGQEVVAEGLKVLSAVLPQDVKLETKEYDFGARRYHATGETLTDADLEQLQTHDAILLGAIGDPSVPSGVLERGFLLKLRFAFDHHVNLRPSKLLPGVQTPLAGQPEIDFVVVREGTEGPYTGNGGTIRKGTPQEVATEVSVNTAFGVERVVRDAFARAQARPRKKLALVHKNNVLTFAGHLWTNIFNKVAEEFPDVTTEYMHVDAATIYLVTQPERFDVIVTDNLFGDIITDLAAAISGGIGVAASGNINPGGSHPSMFEPVHGSAPDIAGQGKADPSATVLSVALLLRHLGYEAEAVRIEEAVSADLAERVGGPARSTAEIGDALVARVAG; from the coding sequence ATGTCTCGCAGCCTCAATCTCGCAGTCATCCCCGGCGACGGCATCGGCCAGGAGGTCGTGGCCGAAGGCCTCAAGGTGCTCTCCGCCGTGCTTCCGCAGGATGTGAAGCTGGAGACGAAGGAGTACGACTTCGGCGCCCGGCGCTACCACGCCACCGGTGAGACCCTCACCGACGCCGACCTCGAGCAGCTCCAGACGCACGACGCGATCCTGCTGGGCGCGATCGGCGACCCGTCCGTGCCGTCCGGTGTCCTGGAGCGCGGCTTCCTGCTCAAGCTCCGCTTCGCCTTCGACCACCACGTCAACCTGCGGCCCTCCAAGCTGCTCCCGGGCGTGCAGACCCCGCTCGCCGGCCAGCCGGAGATCGACTTCGTGGTCGTCCGCGAGGGCACCGAGGGCCCGTACACGGGCAACGGCGGCACGATTCGCAAGGGCACCCCCCAGGAGGTCGCCACCGAGGTCTCCGTCAACACGGCGTTCGGTGTCGAGCGGGTCGTGCGGGACGCCTTCGCCCGGGCGCAGGCCCGCCCGCGCAAGAAGCTCGCGCTCGTCCACAAGAACAACGTGCTCACCTTCGCGGGGCACCTGTGGACGAACATCTTCAACAAGGTGGCCGAGGAGTTCCCCGACGTCACCACCGAGTACATGCACGTGGACGCGGCGACGATCTACCTCGTCACGCAGCCCGAGCGCTTCGACGTGATCGTCACCGACAACCTCTTCGGCGACATCATCACCGACCTGGCCGCCGCCATCTCCGGCGGCATCGGGGTCGCCGCCTCCGGCAACATCAACCCGGGCGGCAGCCACCCCTCCATGTTCGAGCCGGTGCACGGCTCGGCGCCCGACATCGCGGGCCAGGGCAAGGCCGACCCGTCGGCCACCGTCCTCTCCGTCGCCCTCCTGCTGCGCCACCTCGGGTACGAGGCCGAGGCCGTGCGCATCGAGGAGGCCGTCTCCGCCGACCTCGCGGAGCGCGTCGGCGGGCCCGCCCGCTCCACCGCCGAGATCGGCGACGCCCTCGTCGCGCGAGTAGCCGGCTGA
- a CDS encoding purple acid phosphatase family protein, with translation MAEQYAYLRARLSRRRVLVTAGAVAGGALAGCSGTVSSDPVPKASPSVHGSVVAPFGRHLAFGSDPRTRMRISWQVPLAVHRPFVRIGVRPDELSHRIEAEVRALHTPGVPGERVAVDQYYVHAALDGLTPGTTYHYGVGHDGFDPAAADRRATLGTFRTAPARPEAFTFTAFGDQGVGEHAALNDRLLLRRNPAFHLHAGDLCYADTTGHGKETDLYDPRLWDTFLAQTESVAKSVPWMVTSGNHDMEAWYSPDGNGGQAARWSLPDSGFDPRRAPGVYSFVYGNVGVVALDANDVSYEIPANLGYTEGRQTRWLERRLGELRANPAVDFVVVFFHHCAYSTSTHASDGGVRAAWLPLFTRHRVDLVINGHNHVYERTDAIRDGEVGRVVPVGGDTDPTRDGIVYVTAGGGGKDLYSFPTGVPDSYENAVADREAVRTFHWTRARERHADTVEWSRVRYTGFSFLSVRADPGPRPRLTVSALAQNGRRIDHFTVRRGGG, from the coding sequence ATGGCTGAGCAGTACGCGTATCTGCGGGCCCGGTTGTCCCGGCGGCGGGTTCTGGTGACCGCGGGGGCCGTGGCCGGTGGGGCGCTGGCGGGGTGTTCGGGGACGGTGAGTTCGGACCCGGTGCCGAAGGCCTCGCCGTCGGTGCACGGATCCGTGGTCGCGCCGTTCGGCCGGCATCTGGCGTTCGGGAGCGATCCCAGGACCCGTATGCGGATCTCCTGGCAGGTGCCGTTGGCCGTGCACAGGCCGTTCGTGCGGATCGGGGTACGGCCCGACGAGCTGAGCCACCGGATCGAGGCCGAGGTGCGGGCGCTGCACACGCCGGGGGTGCCCGGGGAGCGGGTGGCGGTGGACCAGTACTACGTGCACGCGGCCCTGGACGGGCTGACGCCCGGCACGACGTACCACTACGGCGTCGGACACGACGGCTTCGACCCGGCCGCGGCGGACCGTCGCGCCACCCTCGGCACCTTCCGTACCGCGCCCGCGCGGCCGGAGGCGTTCACGTTCACCGCGTTCGGGGACCAGGGCGTGGGCGAGCACGCGGCGCTCAACGACCGGCTGCTGCTGCGCCGGAACCCCGCCTTCCACCTCCACGCCGGTGATCTCTGCTACGCCGACACGACCGGCCACGGCAAGGAGACGGACCTCTACGACCCCCGGCTCTGGGACACCTTCCTCGCGCAGACCGAGTCGGTGGCGAAGTCCGTTCCCTGGATGGTGACGTCCGGCAACCACGACATGGAGGCGTGGTACTCCCCCGACGGCAACGGCGGCCAGGCGGCGCGCTGGTCGCTGCCGGACAGCGGCTTCGACCCGCGCCGGGCGCCCGGGGTGTACTCGTTCGTGTACGGCAACGTGGGCGTCGTCGCGCTGGACGCCAACGACGTGTCGTACGAGATCCCGGCCAACCTCGGCTACACGGAGGGCCGACAGACCCGGTGGCTGGAGCGCCGGCTGGGCGAACTGCGCGCGAACCCGGCGGTCGACTTCGTCGTCGTCTTCTTCCACCACTGCGCGTACTCGACGTCGACGCACGCGTCCGACGGCGGGGTGCGTGCCGCGTGGCTCCCGCTGTTCACCAGGCACCGGGTGGACCTGGTGATCAACGGGCACAACCACGTCTACGAGCGCACGGACGCGATCCGGGACGGCGAGGTCGGGCGGGTCGTCCCCGTCGGCGGGGACACGGACCCGACCCGGGACGGGATCGTGTACGTGACGGCGGGCGGCGGCGGGAAGGACCTGTACTCCTTCCCGACGGGCGTGCCGGACAGCTACGAGAACGCGGTCGCCGACCGGGAGGCCGTGCGCACCTTCCACTGGACCAGGGCGCGTGAGCGGCACGCGGACACGGTGGAGTGGTCGAGGGTTCGCTACACCGGCTTCTCGTTCCTGTCGGTACGGGCCGACCCGGGGCCGCGCCCCCGGCTGACGGTCTCCGCGCTCGCCCAGAACGGCAGGCGCATTGACCACTTCACCGTGCGGCGCGGGGGTGGGTGA
- a CDS encoding ricin-type beta-trefoil lectin domain protein: MRRPLRAARLLLAGLLTTAGLTTASLTAAAPPAHAAGESVTAWLTTTDDDGGRHVVRGLEPQTPFAFQSGTGGGGENITVDENTRYQTFTGGGASFTDTAAWLMNSSGALSQAARDATMRKLFSPTDGIGLSFLRNPMGASDLARFGYTYDDVPAGQSDPDLSEFSIAHDLADVVPLTRQALGLNPALTVMASPWTAPAWMKDSGQLNGGWLKAEDYGAYASYFVKYLQAYQDQGVPVRYVTAQNEPTCCSGYPSMSWNASGLAYFTKSELLPKLAAAQLPTKVLAHDWNWDVYDGYAAQTVDDAAVRSHPNFGGIAWHGYGGDVGKQTSVHNQYPSLDAFGTEHSGGTWIANQQREDMHNIVDYTRNWAKSVTKWSLAVDQDMGPHNGGCGTCTGLITVHDGDARSGQVDYTVEYYDMGHLTKFVRPGAQRIASTASLTVPNVAWRNTDGSKALLAYNDGAAAKTVTINWGSQHATYSLPGRTSATFTWSGTQAGGGDLSGAFVGLAGKCLDVAGGSSADGTAVQLYDCNGSAAQRWTVGADGTVRALGKCLDVVSGATGDGAKVQLYGCNGTGAQGWSYNAATGDVVNVAADKCLDVTDNSSANGARAQIWSCTGAANQKWGLRG, encoded by the coding sequence ATGCGGAGACCCCTGCGCGCGGCCCGGCTGCTACTGGCCGGACTGCTCACCACCGCCGGACTGACCACCGCCTCGCTGACCGCCGCGGCCCCGCCCGCGCACGCGGCGGGCGAGTCGGTGACGGCCTGGCTGACCACGACGGACGACGACGGCGGACGGCACGTCGTACGGGGCCTGGAGCCGCAGACGCCGTTCGCCTTCCAGTCCGGCACCGGCGGCGGTGGGGAGAACATCACCGTCGACGAGAACACCCGCTACCAGACCTTCACCGGCGGCGGCGCCTCGTTCACCGACACCGCGGCCTGGCTGATGAACAGCAGCGGGGCGCTGAGCCAGGCCGCCCGGGACGCGACCATGCGGAAGCTGTTCTCGCCGACGGACGGGATCGGGCTGTCCTTCCTGCGCAACCCGATGGGCGCCTCGGACCTGGCGCGGTTCGGCTACACGTACGACGACGTGCCGGCCGGGCAGAGCGACCCGGACCTGTCCGAGTTCTCGATCGCCCATGACCTCGCCGACGTGGTGCCGCTGACCCGGCAGGCGCTGGGGCTCAATCCGGCGCTCACCGTGATGGCCTCGCCGTGGACCGCGCCCGCCTGGATGAAGGACAGCGGACAGCTCAACGGGGGCTGGCTGAAGGCGGAGGACTACGGGGCCTACGCCTCGTACTTCGTGAAGTACCTCCAGGCGTACCAGGACCAGGGCGTGCCCGTGCGGTACGTGACGGCGCAGAACGAGCCGACGTGCTGCTCCGGCTATCCGTCGATGAGCTGGAACGCCTCCGGGCTGGCGTACTTCACCAAGAGCGAGCTGCTGCCGAAGCTGGCGGCGGCCCAGCTGCCGACGAAGGTGCTCGCGCACGACTGGAACTGGGACGTCTACGACGGGTACGCCGCCCAGACGGTGGACGACGCGGCGGTCCGCTCCCACCCCAACTTCGGCGGGATCGCCTGGCACGGGTACGGCGGCGACGTCGGCAAGCAGACGTCCGTCCACAACCAGTACCCCTCGCTGGACGCCTTCGGCACCGAGCACTCCGGCGGCACCTGGATCGCCAACCAGCAGCGCGAGGACATGCACAACATCGTGGACTACACCCGCAACTGGGCGAAGTCGGTGACCAAGTGGTCGCTGGCGGTGGACCAGGACATGGGGCCGCACAACGGGGGCTGCGGGACCTGTACGGGGCTGATCACCGTGCACGACGGGGACGCGCGCTCGGGGCAGGTCGACTACACCGTCGAGTACTACGACATGGGGCACCTGACGAAGTTCGTACGGCCCGGCGCCCAGCGGATCGCCTCGACGGCGTCCTTGACCGTGCCCAACGTGGCGTGGCGGAACACGGACGGCTCCAAGGCGCTGCTCGCCTACAACGACGGAGCGGCCGCGAAGACGGTGACGATCAACTGGGGCTCGCAGCACGCCACTTACTCCCTGCCGGGGCGGACGTCGGCGACGTTCACGTGGTCCGGGACGCAGGCGGGCGGCGGGGACCTCTCGGGGGCGTTCGTGGGGCTCGCGGGCAAGTGCCTGGACGTGGCGGGGGGTTCGTCCGCCGACGGGACGGCGGTGCAGCTGTACGACTGCAACGGGTCCGCGGCGCAGCGGTGGACGGTGGGGGCGGACGGGACGGTGCGGGCGCTGGGGAAGTGTCTGGACGTGGTCTCGGGGGCGACGGGTGACGGGGCGAAGGTGCAGTTGTACGGGTGCAACGGGACGGGGGCGCAGGGGTGGTCGTACAACGCGGCGACGGGTGACGTGGTGAACGTGGCGGCGGACAAGTGTCTCGACGTCACGGACAACTCGTCGGCGAACGGGGCGCGGGCACAGATCTGGTCCTGCACGGGGGCGGCCAACCAGAAGTGGGGCTTGCGGGGGTAG